A DNA window from Xyrauchen texanus isolate HMW12.3.18 chromosome 6, RBS_HiC_50CHRs, whole genome shotgun sequence contains the following coding sequences:
- the kif2c gene encoding kinesin-like protein KIF2C isoform X2, whose product MDPAMSKLIIGLAVNISRSDGRIHSATVKTVNLAKSTVSVEWTENGMSKGKEVDQDELEQLNTELMQHLQPCRPEEPAPVAAPVMKIAKNFRASELPLRSSRIPAPSEPLRRMTTRQTCFFRQPAPPPVITAMAAEDVLSQDLPSSTIPKPSGYQRRLVSKPASPLLPTAEATCESEASKCAPMGPPSHRMSQVTEMNKVANKRLSLAKNPESQKRGKFGDTSRPNKQFYQMIEEYRETVEKVPMSLSYPVKPHRICVCVRKRPLNKKELAKKEIDVVTIPGNGALLLHEPKQKVDLTKYLENQTFHFDYSFDEDATNDLVYRFTAKPLVKTVFDGGMATCFAYGQTGSGKTHTMGGDFAGKSQNSSKGIYALAAQDVFTLLRQKRYADMDLCPYVSFFEIYNGKVFDLLNKKEMLRVLEDEKQQVNVVGLQEVPVSSVDDVIKMIERGSACRTSGQTFANASSSRSHAVLQVVLRRRHFLHGKFSLVDLAGNERGTDVSSNDRSTIVETAEINRSLLALKECIRSLGQNSEHIPFRMSKLTQVLRDSFIGENSRTCMIAMISPGMGSCEYTLNTLRYANRVKELNGMSKGASLENGTSLELSVEEEDSSLEEPVLPAFEAISQVSEMEERFHEELGGCSEVARSMECPSFDIVANLPEIDAFMKKLQESYQALRSAIEAEQRVRMSSKLI is encoded by the exons ATGGACCCTGCAATGTCGAAACTGATTATTGGACTCGCTGTCAACATAAGTCGTAGTGATG GGAGAATACACAGTGCCACTGTGAAAACTGTCAATCTAGCCAAGTCCACGGTGAGTGTGGAATGGACTGAGAATGGCATGTCCAAAGGAAAAGAG GTTGACCAGGATGAACTTGAGCAACTCAATACCGAACTTATGCAACACCTTCAACCATGCCGTCCGGAGGAGCCTGCCCCTGTTGCTGCACCTGTGATGAAAATTGCAAAA AATTTCAGAGCATCAGAGCTTCCCTTAAGGTCATCAAGAATACCTGCTCCATCAGAAC CTTTAAGAAGGATGACAACACGGCAGACGTGCTTTTTCCGACAGCCTGCACCTCCGCCTGTGATCACGGCAATGGCTGCAGAGGATGTTCTCTCTCAAGACCTTCCTTCATCTACTATCCCGAAGCCTTCAG GCTACCAGAGGAGACTTGTTTCAAAGCCAGCCTCTCCTCTGCTACCTACTGCCGAAGCTACTTGTGAGAGTGAGGCTTCCAAATGTGCCCCCATGGGGCCACCAA GCCATCGCATGTCTCAGGTCACAGAAATGAACAAAGTCGCAAACAAAAGGCTGTCACTAGCAAAAAACCCTGAATCACAGAAGAGAGGGAAG TTTGGAGATACAAGTCGCCCTAATAAGCAGTTTTACCAGATGATTGAGGAATATAGAGAGACCGTGGAGAAAGTGCCCATGTCTTTGTCTTATCCT GTCAAACCTCACAGAATTTGTGTCTGTGTTCGCAAACGTCCTCTGAATAAAAAAG AGCTGGCCAAGAAAGAGATTGATGTGGTCACAATCCCTGGTAATGGAGCCTTACTCTTGCATGAGCCCAAGCAGAAAGTGGACCTGACCAAGTACCTAGAGAATCAGACTTTCCATTTTGATTACTCGTTCGATGAAGATGCCACCAATGACTTGGTTTATAG GTTCACTGCTAAACCTCTGGTTAAGACCGTTTTCGATGGTGGTATGGCAACGTGCTTTGCATATGGCCAAACAGGCAGTGGAAAGACCCAT ACAATGGGTGGAGACTTTGCTGGAAAGAGTCAAAACAGCTCTAAAGGGATCTATGCCCTTGCAG CACAGGATGTATTTACTCTCCTGAGGCAAAAGCGATATGCTGATATGGACCTTTGCCCCTATGTCAGCTTTTTTGAAATCTACAATGGCAAG GTGTTTGACTTGCTGAATAAGAAAGAAATGTTGCGTGTTTTGGAGGATGAAAAACAGCAGGTCAATGTTGTTGGCCTGCAGGAGGTGCCCGTATCATCTGTTGATGATGTCATCAAGATGATTGAGCGGGGAAGTGCATGCAG AACGTCTGGCCAGACGTTTGCCAATGCCAGCTCATCACGTTCACATGCGGTCTTGCAAGTAGTCTTGAGGCGGCGACATTTTCTCCATGGGAAGTTCTCTCTGGTGGACCTTGCTGGGAATGAGCGTGGCACTGATGTCAGTAGTAACGACCGGAGCACCATAGTGGAGACGGCAGAGATCAACCGCAGCCTGCTGGCATTGAAG GAATGTATCCGGTCTCTTGGTCAGAACAGCGAGCACATCCCGTTCAGGATGAGCAAACTCACCCAGGTGCTTCGAGACTCTTTCATTGGAGAGAACTCCAGAACCTGTATG ATTGCAATGATCTCACCAGGCATGGGCTCTTGTGAATACACTCTAAACACACTACGTTATGCAAACCG AGTAAAAGAACTGAATGGAATGTCTAAGGGTGCTTCATTGGAGAATGGCACAAGCCTGGAGCTTTCTGTGGAGGAAGAAGACTCCTCACTGGAG GAGCCTGTTCTCCCAGCATTTGAAGCCATATCCCAAGTGTCTGAAATGGAGGAGAGGTTTCATGAGGAACTTGGG GGGTGCAGTGAGGTTGCCAGGTCTATGGAATGTCCCTCATTTGATATTGTGGCAAATTTACCAGAGATTGATGCATTCATGAAGAAACTGCAAG
- the kif2c gene encoding kinesin-like protein KIF2C isoform X1 produces the protein MDPAMSKLIIGLAVNISRSDGRIHSATVKTVNLAKSTVSVEWTENGMSKGKEVDQDELEQLNTELMQHLQPCRPEEPAPVAAPVMKIAKNFRASELPLRSSRIPAPSEPAPQGGPSEEPALRRMTTRQTCFFRQPAPPPVITAMAAEDVLSQDLPSSTIPKPSGYQRRLVSKPASPLLPTAEATCESEASKCAPMGPPSHRMSQVTEMNKVANKRLSLAKNPESQKRGKFGDTSRPNKQFYQMIEEYRETVEKVPMSLSYPVKPHRICVCVRKRPLNKKELAKKEIDVVTIPGNGALLLHEPKQKVDLTKYLENQTFHFDYSFDEDATNDLVYRFTAKPLVKTVFDGGMATCFAYGQTGSGKTHTMGGDFAGKSQNSSKGIYALAAQDVFTLLRQKRYADMDLCPYVSFFEIYNGKVFDLLNKKEMLRVLEDEKQQVNVVGLQEVPVSSVDDVIKMIERGSACRTSGQTFANASSSRSHAVLQVVLRRRHFLHGKFSLVDLAGNERGTDVSSNDRSTIVETAEINRSLLALKECIRSLGQNSEHIPFRMSKLTQVLRDSFIGENSRTCMIAMISPGMGSCEYTLNTLRYANRVKELNGMSKGASLENGTSLELSVEEEDSSLEEPVLPAFEAISQVSEMEERFHEELGGCSEVARSMECPSFDIVANLPEIDAFMKKLQESYQALRSAIEAEQRVRMSSKLI, from the exons ATGGACCCTGCAATGTCGAAACTGATTATTGGACTCGCTGTCAACATAAGTCGTAGTGATG GGAGAATACACAGTGCCACTGTGAAAACTGTCAATCTAGCCAAGTCCACGGTGAGTGTGGAATGGACTGAGAATGGCATGTCCAAAGGAAAAGAG GTTGACCAGGATGAACTTGAGCAACTCAATACCGAACTTATGCAACACCTTCAACCATGCCGTCCGGAGGAGCCTGCCCCTGTTGCTGCACCTGTGATGAAAATTGCAAAA AATTTCAGAGCATCAGAGCTTCCCTTAAGGTCATCAAGAATACCTGCTCCATCAGAAC CTGCTCCTCAGGGTGGTCCATCTGAAGAGCCAG CTTTAAGAAGGATGACAACACGGCAGACGTGCTTTTTCCGACAGCCTGCACCTCCGCCTGTGATCACGGCAATGGCTGCAGAGGATGTTCTCTCTCAAGACCTTCCTTCATCTACTATCCCGAAGCCTTCAG GCTACCAGAGGAGACTTGTTTCAAAGCCAGCCTCTCCTCTGCTACCTACTGCCGAAGCTACTTGTGAGAGTGAGGCTTCCAAATGTGCCCCCATGGGGCCACCAA GCCATCGCATGTCTCAGGTCACAGAAATGAACAAAGTCGCAAACAAAAGGCTGTCACTAGCAAAAAACCCTGAATCACAGAAGAGAGGGAAG TTTGGAGATACAAGTCGCCCTAATAAGCAGTTTTACCAGATGATTGAGGAATATAGAGAGACCGTGGAGAAAGTGCCCATGTCTTTGTCTTATCCT GTCAAACCTCACAGAATTTGTGTCTGTGTTCGCAAACGTCCTCTGAATAAAAAAG AGCTGGCCAAGAAAGAGATTGATGTGGTCACAATCCCTGGTAATGGAGCCTTACTCTTGCATGAGCCCAAGCAGAAAGTGGACCTGACCAAGTACCTAGAGAATCAGACTTTCCATTTTGATTACTCGTTCGATGAAGATGCCACCAATGACTTGGTTTATAG GTTCACTGCTAAACCTCTGGTTAAGACCGTTTTCGATGGTGGTATGGCAACGTGCTTTGCATATGGCCAAACAGGCAGTGGAAAGACCCAT ACAATGGGTGGAGACTTTGCTGGAAAGAGTCAAAACAGCTCTAAAGGGATCTATGCCCTTGCAG CACAGGATGTATTTACTCTCCTGAGGCAAAAGCGATATGCTGATATGGACCTTTGCCCCTATGTCAGCTTTTTTGAAATCTACAATGGCAAG GTGTTTGACTTGCTGAATAAGAAAGAAATGTTGCGTGTTTTGGAGGATGAAAAACAGCAGGTCAATGTTGTTGGCCTGCAGGAGGTGCCCGTATCATCTGTTGATGATGTCATCAAGATGATTGAGCGGGGAAGTGCATGCAG AACGTCTGGCCAGACGTTTGCCAATGCCAGCTCATCACGTTCACATGCGGTCTTGCAAGTAGTCTTGAGGCGGCGACATTTTCTCCATGGGAAGTTCTCTCTGGTGGACCTTGCTGGGAATGAGCGTGGCACTGATGTCAGTAGTAACGACCGGAGCACCATAGTGGAGACGGCAGAGATCAACCGCAGCCTGCTGGCATTGAAG GAATGTATCCGGTCTCTTGGTCAGAACAGCGAGCACATCCCGTTCAGGATGAGCAAACTCACCCAGGTGCTTCGAGACTCTTTCATTGGAGAGAACTCCAGAACCTGTATG ATTGCAATGATCTCACCAGGCATGGGCTCTTGTGAATACACTCTAAACACACTACGTTATGCAAACCG AGTAAAAGAACTGAATGGAATGTCTAAGGGTGCTTCATTGGAGAATGGCACAAGCCTGGAGCTTTCTGTGGAGGAAGAAGACTCCTCACTGGAG GAGCCTGTTCTCCCAGCATTTGAAGCCATATCCCAAGTGTCTGAAATGGAGGAGAGGTTTCATGAGGAACTTGGG GGGTGCAGTGAGGTTGCCAGGTCTATGGAATGTCCCTCATTTGATATTGTGGCAAATTTACCAGAGATTGATGCATTCATGAAGAAACTGCAAG